A genomic window from Tolypothrix sp. PCC 7910 includes:
- the murF gene encoding UDP-N-acetylmuramoyl-tripeptide--D-alanyl-D-alanine ligase — MPCSATLNQLVEILLAQPVNLSAAALTQLGSSIQTDTRLIKPGEVFVALRGEKFDGHEFVATAIAKGAIAAIVDFDYENPGFPALQVKNTLEAYQKIARWWRDRFQIPVIGVTGSVGKTTTKELIAAVLATKGRVHKTYGNFNNEIGVPKTLLELSLEHDYAVIEMAMRGQGQIAELTHIANPTIGVITNVGTAHIELLGSEAAIAQAKCELLAEMPKDSIAILNQDNPLLISTAAKVWQGKVITYGLSGGDISGQLIENETLAIENFQLPLPLPGRHNVTNFLAALAVAKVVGIDWASLQAGVNVDMPTGRSQRFALPNDVVILDETYNAAPEAMLAALQLLADTPGKRKIAVLGAMKELGERSPQLHQRVGETVQKLKLDGLLVLVDGQDAEAIAKSAEGIPSECFTSHAELVARLKTFVQEGDRLLFKAAHSVGLDRVVNQLRAEFAS; from the coding sequence ATGCCTTGTTCTGCCACTTTAAATCAACTGGTTGAAATTCTTTTAGCCCAGCCTGTCAACTTATCAGCAGCCGCTTTAACACAATTAGGCAGCAGTATCCAAACAGACACTCGGCTGATTAAGCCAGGTGAAGTGTTTGTGGCTTTGCGAGGTGAAAAGTTTGATGGGCACGAGTTTGTTGCTACTGCGATCGCTAAAGGTGCGATTGCGGCTATTGTTGATTTTGATTATGAAAATCCTGGGTTTCCGGCATTACAGGTCAAAAATACTCTAGAAGCCTATCAGAAAATTGCTCGTTGGTGGCGCGATCGCTTTCAAATTCCGGTGATTGGGGTAACTGGTTCTGTGGGTAAAACCACAACTAAGGAACTAATTGCCGCAGTTTTGGCGACAAAGGGACGTGTGCACAAGACTTACGGGAATTTTAATAACGAAATTGGTGTGCCGAAAACTCTCCTAGAACTTAGCCTAGAACATGATTATGCCGTGATTGAAATGGCTATGCGGGGTCAAGGACAGATTGCAGAATTAACCCACATCGCCAATCCTACAATTGGAGTTATTACCAATGTCGGCACAGCACACATTGAATTACTTGGTTCCGAAGCTGCGATCGCTCAGGCAAAATGCGAGTTATTAGCCGAAATGCCCAAAGATAGCATCGCTATTCTCAATCAAGATAATCCACTATTAATTTCCACAGCCGCCAAAGTTTGGCAAGGAAAAGTCATCACTTACGGCTTATCTGGCGGAGATATTTCCGGGCAACTAATTGAGAATGAGACACTGGCAATAGAAAATTTCCAGCTACCTCTACCCCTCCCAGGCCGTCACAATGTCACAAATTTCTTGGCAGCTTTAGCTGTAGCTAAGGTAGTAGGAATTGATTGGGCATCTTTGCAAGCGGGTGTAAATGTTGATATGCCCACAGGGCGATCGCAACGTTTTGCCTTGCCCAATGACGTGGTAATCTTAGATGAAACTTACAATGCCGCGCCGGAAGCTATGTTAGCAGCATTGCAATTATTAGCAGACACACCCGGAAAACGCAAAATAGCGGTTTTAGGTGCAATGAAAGAATTAGGAGAGCGATCGCCACAATTGCACCAGCGAGTTGGTGAGACAGTGCAAAAGTTAAAATTAGACGGCTTGTTAGTTTTAGTTGATGGACAGGATGCCGAAGCGATCGCCAAAAGCGCAGAAGGCATTCCCTCAGAATGTTTTACCAGCCATGCGGAATTAGTAGCCAGATTAAAGACATTTGTCCAAGAAGGCGATCGTTTATTGTTCAAAGCTGCCCATTCTGTCGGGCTAGATCGGGTTGTTAATCAATTGCGTGCGGAATTCGCCAGTTAA
- a CDS encoding ATP-binding protein, translated as MLCIEDLLTLELFQTLPRNRLDWICDRSQILDLSTDEILVSEGDPASGFFIMLSGRMGLTRRSDGMEMPIGQHEAPSFFGEIPILTGDPNPVTVRALTDCHLYKLSSEDFLTLLHECRNFEQVIFKTVAKRSRGLESFIRNREKMAALGTLAAGLAHELNNPAAALVRALRDITPALLELQRMNLVYGQHQVDAEHTTQWIKARDEGYETITHKRVDPMTLSDREDELLDWLEDYGVEDAWKLAGPLAEGGVAIATLEELTERWQDDKTEMGSMGLRWLALSFEVMSMITSGLRGAERIAELVQSMKSYSHLDQGARQLVDVHEGLEDTLRLFSYKLKQGVEIRRSYSLEMPKILAYGSELNQVWTNLIDNAIDAMDEKGILEIITTSYSDRIEIQITDSGSGIPQEIKSRIFEPFFTTKAVGKGSGLGLEVVRRIVEIRHQGSITVDSQPGKTQFTICLPIA; from the coding sequence ATGCTTTGTATAGAAGATCTGCTGACTCTGGAACTATTTCAAACTTTGCCACGGAACCGTCTGGATTGGATATGCGATCGCTCTCAAATACTTGACCTCAGTACTGATGAAATATTGGTATCCGAAGGCGATCCTGCAAGTGGCTTTTTTATTATGTTGTCTGGGCGCATGGGATTGACTAGGCGCAGTGATGGTATGGAAATGCCTATCGGACAGCACGAAGCACCTAGCTTTTTTGGGGAAATTCCCATACTGACAGGCGATCCTAACCCAGTGACAGTACGCGCCCTCACTGACTGTCATCTATATAAACTATCAAGTGAAGATTTCCTGACATTGCTGCATGAGTGTCGCAACTTTGAGCAGGTAATTTTTAAAACTGTTGCCAAGCGATCGCGTGGATTAGAATCTTTCATCCGCAATCGGGAGAAAATGGCAGCTTTAGGCACTCTAGCAGCAGGACTAGCCCACGAACTCAATAATCCAGCCGCCGCCTTGGTTCGCGCTTTGCGAGATATCACCCCAGCATTACTAGAACTGCAACGCATGAATCTGGTGTATGGACAGCATCAAGTTGATGCAGAACACACTACACAATGGATTAAAGCGCGTGATGAGGGGTATGAGACAATTACCCACAAGCGGGTTGATCCGATGACTTTGAGCGATCGCGAAGATGAATTGCTTGATTGGTTAGAAGATTATGGTGTGGAGGATGCTTGGAAACTAGCTGGGCCTCTAGCCGAAGGGGGTGTCGCAATTGCCACACTAGAAGAATTAACTGAACGCTGGCAGGATGATAAGACAGAAATGGGTAGCATGGGCTTGCGTTGGTTAGCCCTTTCCTTTGAAGTCATGTCTATGATTACCAGTGGCTTACGCGGTGCAGAAAGAATTGCTGAACTGGTGCAATCGATGAAGTCTTATTCCCATTTAGATCAGGGCGCAAGACAACTAGTTGATGTGCATGAAGGTTTAGAAGATACCCTACGATTATTCTCATATAAGCTGAAGCAAGGCGTAGAAATCCGCAGATCCTATAGTCTGGAAATGCCTAAAATTTTAGCTTATGGCAGCGAATTAAATCAGGTTTGGACTAATTTGATTGACAATGCCATTGATGCAATGGATGAAAAAGGCATATTAGAAATTATTACTACATCGTATAGCGATCGCATCGAAATCCAAATTACAGACTCTGGATCGGGTATTCCTCAAGAGATTAAATCACGAATTTTCGAGCCATTTTTCACAACCAAAGCTGTTGGTAAAGGTTCCGGCTTAGGCTTAGAAGTAGTACGCCGAATCGTAGAAATCCGCCACCAAGGAAGTATTACAGTAGATTCCCAACCAGGGAAAACGCAATTTACTATTTGTCTCCCGATTGCTTGA
- a CDS encoding DUF72 domain-containing protein, with amino-acid sequence MTNDKPVKFLIGCAVWAYKGWVGELYPSGTRTAEFLSLYSRRFTTVEGNTTFYAIPNQETVTRWATETPPGFEFCLKLPRDITHQGLLQPYIPAALQFLEGMRPLGKRLGPIFAQLPPSYAPILMEDLASFLEAWPRTDAPLALEVRHPDWFKEPHASNLTALLEKLNVGRVLLDSRPIYTGDDDPQLNSERRKPKLPVQFSVTAPFTLIRFISHPNLPVNQPFMEEWVMQIQQWLKAGVQIYFFVHCPIEERSPSTARHFQNLLEQNGIKVPPLPWNNLGQPPNQLSLWDL; translated from the coding sequence ATGACAAATGACAAACCTGTAAAATTTCTGATTGGTTGTGCCGTTTGGGCATATAAAGGATGGGTGGGTGAACTATATCCTTCAGGTACTCGCACAGCTGAGTTTCTTTCTCTCTACAGTCGCCGCTTCACTACTGTGGAGGGAAATACTACTTTCTACGCTATACCTAACCAGGAAACTGTTACCCGTTGGGCGACGGAAACACCCCCAGGTTTTGAATTTTGTTTGAAATTACCACGTGATATCACTCATCAGGGGTTGTTGCAACCATATATCCCTGCGGCTTTACAATTTCTGGAAGGGATGCGTCCTTTGGGTAAGCGTCTTGGCCCAATATTTGCTCAATTACCACCAAGTTACGCACCTATATTAATGGAAGATTTGGCTAGCTTTCTAGAAGCTTGGCCGCGTACAGATGCACCCCTAGCGCTAGAAGTTCGCCATCCAGATTGGTTTAAGGAACCCCATGCTAGTAATTTGACGGCGCTGTTAGAAAAACTCAATGTTGGCAGAGTACTGTTAGACTCGCGCCCAATCTATACTGGAGATGATGACCCTCAACTAAATTCAGAACGACGCAAACCAAAATTACCAGTACAATTTAGCGTCACAGCACCTTTTACCCTAATTCGCTTTATCTCACACCCAAATTTACCCGTGAATCAGCCTTTTATGGAAGAGTGGGTAATGCAGATTCAGCAGTGGTTAAAGGCAGGAGTGCAAATTTATTTCTTTGTTCATTGTCCTATAGAAGAGCGATCGCCCAGCACAGCCCGTCACTTTCAAAATTTACTGGAACAGAATGGTATAAAAGTTCCTCCCTTACCTTGGAATAACCTCGGTCAGCCACCCAATCAGCTCAGTTTATGGGATTTGTAA
- a CDS encoding RidA family protein, translating into MSQRITSTVNSLVSKLSRRNALLWLGGAGLGTTFIAGTQTEVNAQEKKDVELVNPPTLYNAPQNGYSHIAVTPAKAKTVYISGQFGSDLQGNVISDDYEEQLVRAFQNLRFALQAVGARPEDVAKTTVLIVNHTQDKLIPLGREIANLWGNKPPANTLIPVPRLALDRMLFEIDAYAVIPEKPNKGMFST; encoded by the coding sequence ATGTCTCAGCGTATTACCAGTACAGTAAATTCACTAGTAAGTAAATTATCGCGACGCAATGCACTTTTGTGGCTTGGTGGTGCAGGTTTAGGCACCACCTTTATCGCAGGAACACAAACTGAAGTGAATGCTCAAGAAAAAAAAGATGTGGAACTGGTAAACCCACCAACGCTATATAATGCGCCCCAAAATGGCTATAGTCATATAGCTGTTACACCAGCAAAGGCAAAAACTGTTTATATTTCTGGTCAATTTGGTTCAGATTTGCAAGGCAATGTGATTTCTGATGATTATGAAGAGCAGTTAGTAAGGGCTTTTCAGAACCTCCGCTTTGCCTTACAAGCGGTGGGCGCAAGACCAGAAGATGTAGCCAAAACTACTGTGCTTATAGTTAATCACACTCAAGATAAATTAATACCCTTAGGACGTGAAATTGCTAATTTATGGGGGAATAAACCACCAGCAAACACTCTCATCCCTGTTCCTAGATTGGCACTTGACCGGATGTTATTTGAAATAGATGCTTACGCGGTAATTCCAGAAAAACCAAATAAAGGAATGTTCTCAACTTAA
- a CDS encoding anti-sigma regulatory factor, whose product MSSETSFLIYNSSLQVASDINAMTTVLEWFDQFNCSPLTDRVWIEGQTALIEGFTNVVRHAHKHLSPQTPIDLTVQISADYFQLCIWDQGDIFNLEVALENLSQQTSDYTFNPLNHEAHWGCIFLLKLRNKYSWKISYTRESDARNCLLLKKKIVA is encoded by the coding sequence ATGTCATCGGAAACCAGTTTCCTGATTTATAACTCTAGTTTGCAAGTTGCCAGTGATATTAATGCAATGACAACAGTATTAGAGTGGTTTGATCAATTTAATTGCTCACCGTTAACTGATCGGGTATGGATAGAAGGACAAACAGCTTTGATTGAAGGCTTTACAAATGTAGTTCGCCATGCCCATAAACACCTTAGTCCTCAAACTCCTATTGATTTAACAGTCCAAATTTCCGCTGATTATTTTCAGCTTTGTATCTGGGATCAAGGCGATATTTTTAATTTAGAAGTGGCTTTAGAAAATCTCAGCCAACAAACCAGCGATTATACATTCAATCCTTTAAATCATGAAGCTCATTGGGGGTGCATCTTCTTACTTAAGCTGAGAAACAAATATAGCTGGAAAATTAGCTATACCCGCGAATCAGACGCTAGAAACTGTTTATTGCTAAAGAAAAAAATAGTTGCTTAA
- a CDS encoding STAS domain-containing protein: MAYQLKVIQPQGTFDGRNGRKVCEEMVKIMGSGVKTILIDFQYITFMDSSGFGTLLLTLKTVRQQQGRLVLCSINEQIKMILDLSDTTQAFEVFPNQASFMQEVTQHQT; this comes from the coding sequence ATGGCTTACCAATTAAAAGTAATTCAGCCTCAGGGAACTTTTGATGGAAGAAATGGGAGAAAAGTTTGTGAGGAAATGGTCAAAATTATGGGTTCGGGTGTCAAAACTATTTTGATTGATTTTCAATATATTACTTTTATGGATAGTTCTGGATTTGGTACCTTGTTATTGACACTAAAAACTGTGCGGCAACAACAGGGTAGGCTGGTACTGTGTTCCATAAACGAGCAAATTAAAATGATTCTAGATCTGAGTGATACAACACAGGCTTTTGAAGTATTTCCCAACCAAGCATCATTTATGCAGGAAGTTACTCAGCACCAAACTTGA
- a CDS encoding PP2C family protein-serine/threonine phosphatase has protein sequence MDEISNTKIKILVIDDDRVIQLILRQALQDQEYEVILASSGEQGLEQAEKYRPALIICDWQMEEMDGLEVCRKIKSEPSLSNSFFILLTSRKAVEDRVQGLDTGADDFLSKPIEVSELKARVRAGLRLYQANQELQKLAKDLQIQKQLLETELSEAADYVKSLLPAPMTGLVTINSRFLPSSQLGGDCFDYYWLDDDHLVIYLLDVSGHGLAAALPSISVHNMLRSHSLPHASLYDPCQVLQDLNNFFQMDQQNFQYFTIWYGVFNRSSYQLTYASAGHPPALMLSKSAGCDTGLEVKKLVTRSLPIGVSPEPKYYNDVCDVKPTSKLYVFSDGVYEVEKRDGLLLNLNGFIDLLTENHQSLQLDIDSILEYVKISTGSQIFTDDCSLIEIKFGAE, from the coding sequence ATGGATGAAATATCTAATACCAAAATCAAAATATTAGTAATTGATGATGATCGGGTGATCCAACTGATTTTGAGGCAAGCCCTGCAAGATCAGGAATATGAAGTTATTCTTGCCTCTAGTGGTGAACAGGGACTAGAACAAGCTGAAAAATACCGTCCAGCACTCATCATTTGTGATTGGCAAATGGAGGAAATGGATGGCTTAGAAGTATGTCGCAAAATTAAATCTGAACCATCGCTATCTAATAGCTTTTTTATTCTGCTAACATCACGCAAAGCAGTTGAAGACAGAGTACAAGGTTTAGATACTGGTGCAGATGATTTTTTGAGTAAACCTATTGAGGTGAGCGAATTAAAAGCCAGAGTCAGAGCCGGATTGAGGCTATATCAAGCTAATCAAGAACTGCAGAAATTAGCTAAAGATTTACAGATCCAAAAACAGCTTTTAGAAACAGAGTTGAGCGAAGCTGCTGATTACGTCAAATCTCTGTTACCTGCACCGATGACGGGATTAGTCACAATCAACTCGAGATTTTTACCCTCTAGTCAATTGGGTGGCGATTGCTTTGATTACTACTGGCTAGATGACGATCACTTGGTAATTTATCTCCTAGATGTTTCTGGACATGGATTAGCTGCGGCGCTGCCTTCAATTTCGGTGCATAATATGTTGCGATCGCATTCTTTGCCCCATGCTAGTCTTTATGATCCATGTCAAGTGCTGCAAGATTTGAATAATTTCTTTCAAATGGATCAGCAAAATTTTCAGTACTTTACCATTTGGTATGGAGTTTTTAACCGTAGTTCTTATCAACTAACATACGCTAGCGCTGGGCACCCTCCGGCTTTAATGCTTTCTAAATCTGCTGGATGTGATACTGGTTTAGAGGTGAAAAAACTCGTTACCCGTAGTCTACCAATTGGCGTGTCTCCCGAACCAAAATATTATAATGATGTATGTGATGTTAAACCTACTAGTAAACTTTATGTTTTTAGTGATGGAGTTTATGAAGTTGAAAAGCGTGATGGTTTACTGTTGAACTTGAATGGTTTTATCGATTTATTAACTGAAAATCATCAATCATTACAATTAGATATAGACTCAATTTTAGAATATGTAAAAATTAGTACGGGCAGTCAAATATTTACAGATGACTGCTCTTTAATTGAAATCAAGTTTGGTGCTGAGTAA